One Miscanthus floridulus cultivar M001 chromosome 11, ASM1932011v1, whole genome shotgun sequence DNA window includes the following coding sequences:
- the LOC136494533 gene encoding uncharacterized protein has product MADPVRPLRLGTIVWFGSLEFMSLGHEYDMVLLAPRAPPSDDEVTPRQPRRRRRPGSRSRHARQARREQGHPDATRTQGGTPLPADTLRPAVGTGSLAGDLSGLSMDEGKSPAACGDTQPSSSAPPLPGEPTPAGQNMETAPSPSPFGLRNAAASYAYAYAATHEHPSERRQRFAPDLSIRSDSSDEDEAWPGADFSELHNPGALRQFLAASDYCLGYSDSDDEGTYDPSRECFHVGLGMPRAGEEDERTGNHSPPRAGAGDATPPRLEPPAARNENPVRGGHRRPDLEQLRELQAKVEQDRLLLQQLRDTLEQEQQGRGEGGGARGRARDVHHRINDNEGGEPPPIFNRASQNVAAAAMLVRAMPEPSTTEGRRVRGELRDLLETAAVQQAESSASRRRGGTSEQPAAQPRRGQDASVRPEAARTPTVNRAPSVRDRPRDQREARGDHEVVGGRRRHDNGAARGYHPHRGGRYDSGEDRSPSPEPPGPRVFSRAIRAAPFPARFRQPANLAKYSGETNPELWLADYRLACQLGGADDDLLIIRNLPLLLSDSARAWLEHLPPSQIHDWRDLVRIFVGNFQGTYVRPGNSWDLKSCRQKPDESLRDFIRRFSKQCTELPSVGDSEIVQAFLSGTTCRDLVRELGRNVPRSAAALLDIATSFASGEEAVGAIFPDADCKGKRREEAPVASASHLPKKKKKGRPGKQEVLEAIHVATTDRRNPRGPRGPGLFDDMLKKPCPYHQGPVKHALEDCTMLRRYYAKLGLPDDDAKQKGAGGRNEDKDDGFPEVRNAFMIFGGPSACLTARQRKRERREVFSVKVATPQYLDWSREAITFDRGDHPDRIPNPGQYPLVVDPIIGNTRLSKVLMDGGSGLNILYANTLELLEIDRSRLRGDVAPFHGIVPGRRTQPLGRIDLPVCFGTPSNYRKEVLTFEVVGFGGAYHAILGRPCYAKFMAVPNYTYLKLKMPGPNGVITIESTYEHAYDCDVECIEYAEALAEAETLIAHLDQLSGEVPDSKRRAGAFEPAETIKLIPVDPACPDDRALKISATLDIK; this is encoded by the coding sequence atggcagaccccgtacgaccattgcgtctcggcaccatagtttggttcggaagcctagagttcatgtctctagggcatgagtacgacatggtgctcctcgcccctcgagccccaccgtccgacgatgaagtcacgccccggcagcctaggcgcaggcggcgcccgggcagccgctctcgccatgctcgccaggcacgacgcgagcaaggccaccccgacgctacgcgaacccagggcggcacgccactccccgccgataccctacgaccagctgttggtacggggtccctggctggggacctgtctggcctgagcatggacgaaggaaaatcgccggcGGCTTGCGGCGATACCCAGccgtctagctccgctccaccactccctggagagccgaccccggcggggcagaatatggagacggcaccgtcgCCATCCCCCTTTggattgagaaatgccgccgcctcttacgcctacgcttacgctgccactcacgagcacccctcggaacgccgccagcgcttcgctcccGACCTGAGCATCCgctccgactcctcggacgaggacgaggcatggcccggggcggacttctccgaactccacaaccctggggctttgcgccaattcttggctgcaagcgactactgcctcggctactccgactccgacgacgaagggacttacgatccatctcgtgagtgcttccacgtcgggctcgggatgccaagggcgggcgaagaggacgagaggacaggcaaccattccccgccccgggcaggggcgggcgacgccacacctccgcgtctcgaacccccggcagcacggaacgagaatcctgttcgcgggggacatcgacgcccagacctggagcagctccgcgagcttcaagccaaggtcgaacaagaccgactccttctgcaacagcttcgggacactcttgagcaggagcagcaagggcgtggtgagggcggaggagcccgagggagggcccgcgacgtccatcaccgcatcaacgataacgaggggggagagccacccccaatctttaatcgcgctagccagaatgtcgcagcggctgcgatgctggtccgagcgatgcccgagccctccaccaccgaggggcgacgggtccgcggagagctccgcgacctcctcgagaccgcagcggtgcagcaggccgaaagttccgcctcccgccggcgcggaggcacttcggagcagcccgcagcgcaacctcgccggggccaggatgcctcggtccgccCCGAGGCCGCTCGCacgccgacggtcaacagggccccctcggtacgcgatcgacctagagaccaacgcgaggcacggggcgaccacgaagtagttggcgggcgacggcgccacgacaacggagccgcccggggctaccacccgcaccgaggcggtcgctacgacagcggtgaggaccgcagtccttcccctgagccgccaggccctcgggtcttcagcagggccatccgcgcggctcctttccccgcccggttccgacagccggccaatctcgcgaagtacagcggcgagaccaacccggagctctggctcgccgattaccgcctggcctgccagctaggcggcgcggacgatgacctgctcatcatccgcaatctccctctgctcttgtcggactcggcacgagcctggctcgagcatctccctccctcgcaaatccacgactggcgcgacttagttaggatcttcgtcgggaacttccagggcacttacgtacgccccgggaattcctgggatcttaagagctgccgccagaagccggacgagtctctccgagacttcatccggcgcttctccaaacagtgcaccgagctacccagcgtcggcgactcggagatcgtccaggctttcctctccggcaccacttgtcgggacttggtccgagagttaggacgcaacgtcccgcgctctgctgccgcgctcctcgacatcgccaccagcttcgcctcaggggaagaggctgtcggagccatcttccccgacgccgattgcaagggtaagcggagggaagaggcccccgtggcctcagcctcccacctcccaaagaaaaagaagaagggtcgcccagggaagcaggaggtcctcgaggccatccatgtcgccacaacagatcgcaggaatccccgaggcccccgtgGCCCCGGGCTAttcgacgacatgctgaagaagccctgcccttaccatcaaggtccggtgaagcatgctctcgaggattgcaccatgctgcggcgctactacgccaagctcgggctccccgacgacgacgccaagcagaagggcgccggcggtcggaacgaggacaaggacgacgggttccccgaggtacgcaacgctttcatgatcttcggtgggccctcggcatgccttacggcgcggcagcgcaagagggagcgccgagaagtcttctcggtcaaggtggccaccccccagtacctcgactggtcccgagaggcgatcaccttcgatcgaggtgaccaccccgaccgtattccgaatcccgggcagtacccgctggtcgtcgacccgatcatcggcaacacccgactctccaaggtgttgatggacggaggcagcggcctcaacatcctctacgccaacaccctggagctcttagagatcgaccggtcgaggctacgAGGCGACgttgcacccttccacggcatcgtgccggggaggcgcacgcaacccctcgggcgcatcgaccttcccgtctgcttcggcaccccttccaactaccgcaaggaagtcctcaccttcgaagtagtcgggttcgggggagcctaccacgccatcctggggcgaccatgctacgccaagttcatggcagtgcccaactatacctacctcaagctcaagatgccaggccctaatggtgtcatcacaatcgaatccacgtacgaacatgcatacgactgcgacgtcgagtgcatcgagtacgccgaggcccttgcggaggccgagaccctcatcgcccacctagaccagctcagtggcgaggtgcctgactccaagcgtcgcgcgggggcgttcgagcccgctgaaaccatcaaactcatcccagtcgaccccgcatgccccgacgaccgggcgctgaaaatcagcgccaccctcgacatcaaatag
- the LOC136493836 gene encoding uncharacterized protein gives MTIMGRDLPGVTQELETRSLGKSVFLRRERDIWDQLRRQKGLLADAQGLLSARSAEVEDLRLRCADLQAELVTAKGQAAPLEAKIKELEEERDSFRSRAQEATASAKATAGQLGAEQSEHQATRVALAEVTKAAEASRVEVLAWKNKAEDLKKEASQAAEASVAAQAALDAEVREHEALRSAVRTACEALDVEEVQSASSLGSRLIALSGRVRERLRGALHTGVKRALAVVSSHYAINLEAVSDGYVLPEDDEEADAEVVKLLEAAEAPGTALAGLFEEEVVPPAPATDP, from the exons atgactattatgggacgggacttgcccggtgtcacccag gagctcgagacccggtcccttgggaaatcggtgttcctacgaagggagagggatatctgggaccagctccggcggcagaagggcctgctcgccgacgcccaggggcttttgtcagcgcggagtgcggaagtggaggacctccgccttcgttgtgctgaccttcAGGCCGAGTTGGTCACGGCTAAGGGGCAGGCTGCCCCCTTGgaggcgaagatcaaggaactggaggaggagcgagactccttcaggtctcgggcccaagaagcgacggcctctgcgaaggccacagccgggcagctgggtgcggagcagagcgagcatcaggcgacgagagtcgccttggcagaggttaccaaggcggccgaggcctctcgggtcgaggtcctagcctggaagaacaaggccgagg atctgaaaaaagaagcttcccaggcggctgaggcctccgtcgcagcgcaagcggcgctggatgctgaggtccgggagcacgaggcgttaCGTAGCGctgtccgtaccgcctgcgaggccctggacgtcgaggaggtccaatcagccagctcccttgggagccgcctgattgcgttgagcggccgcgtccgcgagaggctccggggggcgttgcacacgggtgtcaagcgtgccctggccgtcgtctcttcgcactacgccatcaacctcgaggctgtcagcgacggctatgtgttgccagaagatgacgaggaggctgatgcggaggtcgtgaagctgttggaggcggccgaggcacctggcacggcgctggctggtctatttgaagaagaggtggtccctcccgcgccggccaccgatccttga